A window of the Leishmania infantum JPCM5 genome chromosome 18 genome harbors these coding sequences:
- a CDS encoding putative bifunctional aminoacyl-tRNA synthetase, which translates to MSAKDCRGEPELLALLKELNIELPTISHGEMHTVEEANKELGRFGTPCVGTKNMFLKSRKGELVLLTAVHTTKTDMHAIEKAAGTKNLRFAPAEILSDNLAVVQGCVTPFALINNIEKRNVTVLLDKNLKESPIPFVLHPCRNDKSSLVVFEQLERFLEKLGYAYKLVDFGAASADAAVTGGAAAPAPKPKKAPADAAAAAAAAPASAQSGETKLGIAAKREENFSAWYIDVITKAEMIEYYDVSGCYIIRPWAYYVWKCVQRFLGGKIEKLGVEDCYFPMFVSRNCLEREKDHIEGFAPEVAWVTRAGDTELEQPVAVRPTSETVMYPYYAKWIRSHRDLPVRLNMWNNVIRWEFSHPTPFIRTREFLWQEGHCAWAKAEECAKEVLDILECYASVYEQLLAVPVVRGRKTEKFAGGDYTTTVETFIEAVGRGCQGATSHNLGQNFGKMFDIRFQDPENNEQTLIPWQNSWGLSTRVIGVMIMVHGDNRGMVMPPRVASTQVIIIPVGITKDTTEEARQELLASCRRLESELCEGGVRAKCDLRDNYSPGWRFNHWEVKGVPLRVELGPRELAERSLAVAVRHSGARHSVVWDAQTPTAVAALLEDVHAQMYARAKETMETHRVRVTEWAEFVPTLNRKCLILAPWCGAMECEDQVKKDSAEESKAAQAQETREDARAPSMGAKTLCIPFEQPEDPAEGHGCICKGCTKPATTWVLFGRSY; encoded by the coding sequence ATGTCCGCGAAGGACTGCAGGGGAGagccggagctgctggcgctgttgAAGGAGCTCAACATTGAGCTGCCCACTATCTCGCATGGGGAGATGCACACGGTAGAAGAGGCGAATAAGGAGCTGGGCCGCTTTGGCACTCCTTGTGTGGGCACCAAGAACATGTTCCTCAAGAGCAGGAAGGGCGAACTGGTACTGCTCACAGCGGTACACACGACCAAGACGGACATGCATGCAATCGAGAAGGCGGCCGGAACCAAGAATCTCCGGTTTGCCCCGGCAGAGATCCTCAGCGACAATCTCGCCGTCGTGCAGGGCTGCGTCACACCGTTTGCCCTCATCAACAATATCGAGAAGCGCAACGTCACGGTGCTCTTGGATAAGAACCTGAAGGAGAGCCCCATCCCCTTCGTGCTACACCCCTGCCGCAACGATAAGAGCTCTCTCGTTGTCTTTGAGCAACTGGAGCGTTTCCTGGAGAAGCTCGGGTATGCGTACAAGCTGGTGGACTTTGGTGCGGCTTCGGCGGACGCTGCGGTgacgggcggcgctgctgctcctgctccgaagccgaagaaggcgcccgcggacgctgctgctgctgctgctgctgcgcctgcgtctgCACAGTCTGGCGAGACGAAGCTGGGCATCGCGGCGAAGCGCGAGGAGAACTTCTCTGCGTGGTACATTGATGTGATCACGAAGGCGGAGATGATCGAGTACTACGACGTGTCCGGGTGCTACATTATTCGTCCGTGGGCGTACTACGTGTGGAAGTGCGTGCAGCGCTTCCTTGGTGGGAAGATCGAGAAGCTTGGCGTGGAGGACTGCTACTTCCCGATGTTCGTGTCGCGCAACTGCCTGGAGCGGGAGAAGGACCACATCGAGGGCTTTGCGCCGGAGGTTGCATGGGTGacgcgcgccggcgacacggagctggagcagccgGTTGCCGTGCGGCCGACGAGCGAGACGGTGATGTACCCGTACTACGCGAAGTGGATCCGGTCGCACCGCGACCTGCCCGTGCGGCTGAACATGTGGAACAACGTGATCCGGTGGGAGTTCTCGCACCCGACGCCGTTCATTCGGACTCGCGAGTTCCTGTGGCAGGAGGGGCACTGTGCGTGggcgaaggcggaggagtgcgcgaaggaggtgctggacATCCTGGAGTGCTATGCATCGGTgtacgagcagctgctggcggtgccggtggtgcgcgGGCGCAAGACGGAGAAGTTCGCTGGCGGGGACTACACGACGACGGTGGAGACGTTCATCGAGGCTGTTGGGCGCGGGTGCCAGGGCGCGACGAGCCACAACCTGGGGCAGAACTTCGGCAAGATGTTCGACATCCGCTTCCAGGACCCGGAGAACAACGAGCAGACGCTGATCCCGTGGCAGAACAGCTGGGGGCTGTCGACGCGCGTGATCGGCGTGATGATCATGGTGCACGGCGACAACCGCGGCATggtgatgccgccgcgcgtTGCGTCGACGCAGGTGATCATCATCCCTGTGGGGATCACGAAGGAcacgacggaggaggcgcggcaggaGCTGCTTGCAAGTTGCCGGCGGCTGGAGAGCGAGCTGTGCGAgggtggcgtgcgcgcgaagTGCGACCTGCGCGACAACTACAGCCCTGGGTGGCGGTTCAACCACTGGGAGGTGAAGGGCGTGCCACTGCGCGTGGAGCTTGGGCCGAGGGAGCTTGCGGAGCGGTCGCTTGCGGTTGCtgtgcggcacagcggcgcgagGCACTCGGTTGTGTGGgacgcgcagacgccgacggcggtaGCCGCACTGCTGGAGGATGTGCATGCACAGAtgtacgcgcgcgcgaaggAGACGATGGAGACGcatcgcgtgcgtgtgacgGAGTGGGCGGAGTTTGTGCCGACGCTGAACCGGAAGTGCTTGATCCTTGCGCCGTGGTGCGGCGCGATGGAGTGCGAGGACCAGGTAAAGAAGGACAGCGCGGAGGAGTCGAAggctgcgcaggcgcaggagaCGCGCGAggacgcgcgtgcgccgagCATGGGTGCGAAGACGCTGTGCATCCCGTTTGAGCAGCCGGAGGACCCCGCAGAGGGTCACGGGTGCATCTGCAAGGGCTGCACGaagccggcgacgacgtgggTGCTGTTTGGCCGCAGCTACTGA